Part of the Flavobacteriales bacterium genome is shown below.
TAAATCTTCTGCATTCAAAACTAGTTTACTATTGTTGATTTGTAAACGAACTTGATGCGTTGTTTTATTCGCAAAAATAGCGACCCTTTTAATAGAACTTAATAATGATTTTCTATCAATTGTCATTCTATTAGGGTTTTCATTAGGAATTACCGCTTCGTAATTAGGGTACTTACCATCAATTAAACGGCAAACTAATTTAAAGTTTCCAAATTCAAACTGAGCATTACTTTCATTGTACTGAACCGTTACATCTCCTTCAGAATTATTTAATAAATTCTTTATTAATGTCATTGGTTTTTTAGGTACAATAAATGATGCTGCTTTATCAGCTTTTACATCTTTTCTTTTATAACGAACCAATTTATGAGCATCAGTAGCCACAAATGTCATGCTGTCTGTCTCTAATTGGAAGAAAACTCCACTCATTACAGGTCTTAAGTCATCATTTCCTGCTGCAAAGATTGTTTTTTCAACCGCTCTTTGAAGAATATTAGCGTTCAATGTTACAGATGAAGGATCCTCTAAAACTGGAACTTTTGGAAATTCATCCCCATTGTAACCGCTTAGTTTATACTTCCCGTAATCAGAAGCAATTTCAATAGCATAGGTATTATCATCAATTAAAAATGTTAACGGATGATCTGGGAATGTTTTCAAAATATCCATCAATAGTTTTGCTGGAACAGCTACACTTCCAGTTTCTTTAGCTTCTATTTCGATATTCGTAGTCATCGTTGTTTCTAAATCAGAAGCTGATATGGTCAATTCTTTTTCGTTAATCTCAAACAAAAAGTTATCCAATATTGGTAATGTATTAGAGCTGTTTAGAACTCCTCCAACAGCTTGTAGTTGTTTTAACAAAGCTGTACTTGATACTATAAATTTCATTTTCTCGTGTTAATAATCAAATTAAAAAAACTTATCCTATTTAGGACTAATCGACAAATTTAATGTAAAACATTTGAAGGAACGAAAACTATTAGAAGAGTTATTAGTCAATTTATTAACAATTTAGGGTTATTGGTTATTTTATTTGTTATTAATTTTAGTTTTTATGTATTTTGTAAAAAAAGAAAACTTATGAGTGGAGATACATTAAATGACGAACTGGATGATTTTACCTTTGATGATGATCAAAATCAACGACCAGTTTTTTTGACGGTACTAATTGTGTTAACTTGGATTGCAGTGGGAACAACCGTTTTAA
Proteins encoded:
- the dnaN gene encoding DNA polymerase III subunit beta, translated to MKFIVSSTALLKQLQAVGGVLNSSNTLPILDNFLFEINEKELTISASDLETTMTTNIEIEAKETGSVAVPAKLLMDILKTFPDHPLTFLIDDNTYAIEIASDYGKYKLSGYNGDEFPKVPVLEDPSSVTLNANILQRAVEKTIFAAGNDDLRPVMSGVFFQLETDSMTFVATDAHKLVRYKRKDVKADKAASFIVPKKPMTLIKNLLNNSEGDVTVQYNESNAQFEFGNFKLVCRLIDGKYPNYEAVIPNENPNRMTIDRKSLLSSIKRVAIFANKTTHQVRLQINNSKLVLNAEDLDFANAANERLACSYEGDEMEIGFNSRFILEMLNNIDSESIVLELSAPNRAGILLPEEPEDEGEDILMLVMPVMLNH